In Nilaparvata lugens isolate BPH chromosome 5, ASM1435652v1, whole genome shotgun sequence, the following proteins share a genomic window:
- the LOC120351653 gene encoding uncharacterized protein LOC120351653 → MTMVYICEVHVIMAVKEDRSIALPILCLPHKIADTDSTGLKSWRLNTFIQRKEANLVAIMHLPMILPNSWKMSLSTDLTLMIIFSWTLCTGLISAVSSLRLMR, encoded by the exons ATGACAATGGTCTATatttgtgaggtccacgttataatggcagtgaaggaagataggagCATAGCGTTGCCCATTCTCTGCCTGCCACataagatagctgataccg atAGTACAGGACTCAAATCATGGAGACTCAATACGTTTATTCAAAGAAAAGAAGCGAATTTGGTCGCTATCATGCATTTACCGATGATTCTGCCAAACTCCTGGAAAATGTCCCTGTCAACAGATCTTACACTGATGATTATATTCTCATGGACCCTGTGCACAGGGCTAATCAGTGCAGTAAGCAGTTTGCGGTTAATGAGGTAA